The Triticum aestivum cultivar Chinese Spring chromosome 5A, IWGSC CS RefSeq v2.1, whole genome shotgun sequence genomic sequence AGTAATAACGTGATCCCTGAACAGCATACCTGCTATTCCTTCTAAGCCTTGTGTTGTTGAGCTATCCCTATGTAGGAAAAGTAGATGACTCACTTTGCATTGAAGTAACTGCCTTTATTTACAGTCACATTTTGGCAGGGGTGGTAATCTTGGTGCTCTACTTGTTTGCAAAACTTCAGATTCTACAGTAAAATATCTTGTTTAGAGAAAAGCCTAATTTGAATCCTAAAACTTATGTGCTAGAAAACTAATTAATGTAGTCTTTTAGTGTTTCGTTTCTTCGTTCAATTTCGCTTCCTGCATTCCCTTGGGAAATTAGAAATCTCATTCAGGGGCTTGTGTATCGTGCTATATATGACATTAAAAGTTCAGCACTGTAGCAATTTCTTGTGGGATTAGCTGTTACATGGTATATGGCATTGCATTTACTTTGTCGTAAATACCTGCATTAAGACGTTACAGTCTGAACAAATTTAATATCCTGAACCCTGTTACCAAGAATGAAGTTGATATTTTACAAATAGAAGCAGAGTCTAAATCTCTTATGACATAGCTTCAGTCTTGAAACTGAAATATCCATGCAAAGCTAGATGCTATACTGCCCGCTGTAACATGGATTGACCCGAGAGTTATACTTCATTTGATGCTGTATTACAGTCACTACTGCTAAGGTTACATGTTACAGAGTTTGTTActttttgatttttagtttattGTTTATTTTTTCCAACTCTTTCTACTGAAGGAGCTTTTGCCTAGAATATGTGCTCTTTATGTTTTGCCTGCAGTCATCAAAGCTTACTTATCATATACTCTAAGTTGGTTATTGTACTAGTCTCCTTCATTTTGCTAGAGCATTCTTTTGGGTATAGTTGTGCACTATCACAGACCTGCTTCTGCTTGTAATCTCTTTAATCCTCTTGAAACATTTTTCAGGCCTTTATGCTGGATTGAACATATGTCATTGGACAACGAAACTGGATTAGATAAACCAGGAATAAGAGTTAGGCCGGTCACAGGCCTTGTCGCAGCTGACTATTTTGTCCCTGGCTATTTTGTTTGGGCAGTCCTGATTGCCAATTTAGCTCGGATTGGATATGAAGAAAAGAACATGTACATGGCTGCTTATGATTGGAGGTTATCATTCCAGAACACTGAGGTATGACATAGATTGCATCATTAGCTATATTTTCTTCGTTATGTGAATGCTACTGATATATGATGCTCTGTCATGTTTCTAACTTAAATTGCCATCTGCAGACCCGTGATCAAACATTGAGCAGAATAAAGAGTAACATTGAGCTCTTGGTAGCGACTAATGGTGGAAATAGGGCGGTGGTGATCCCACATTCCATGGGAGTTCTCTATTTTCTTCATTTTATGAAGTGGGTAGAAGCACCTTCTCccatgggtggtggtggtggtcctgATTGGTGTGCAAAGCACATCAAAGCTGTAGCAAACATTGGTGGGCCTTTCTTAGGAGTTCCAAAGGCTGTTGCTGGGCTTTTCTCATCTGAAGCCAAAGATGTTGCTGTTGCTAGGTAATTCAAGTCATAAAAGTTTGGTAGCTGATGTTTAATGTGCCTACTGAAATCATGTTATTTGTTATAGAATTACAATTCAACACACACCCATGCCCACGCCCACGCCCCACGCACATTCTGAATTATGCTTGTCAGTTGGCCACAGGATACTGTGCGTGCTTTAACCCGTAGTGGCAAGGACATCAAGTATTCAAGTCATCTAgctctatacttttattctcacgtCTTACTTGCGCGTAGCTAATTTGTAACTATGGTAATAAATGATTGTAAGTCATTGTTGAATTCATGACTGCATGGTTACACCTATAGTATGATATGACCATAGTGATTAACCTGTGTTCTGTGATAAGGACCATGTGGCCGGGAAGTACTTGATCTAGTTTAGAAGTTTGAAGTTGCATTACATAAAGTCattatgtactactccctccgtcccaaaataagtgactcaactttgtactaactttaggaCAAAGTTAGTATAATgctgagtcacttattttgggacggagggagtatctgataACAGTGGTTCCCCTTTTGATACCTTTTGAGGTGAATTTCAAGTAGACATGATTTCTCTGACTTATTTTTCACAACGGAGAAGCACCTGCTGGTATTGGTTGTTTCAGTTGTTTTGAGGCTGGGTAGTTGATACCGTCTAAACTGATGATTGCACCCATGTTATAGTTATAAGCAGTCTAAGCAATTCTGTGTTCTGTTTGTATCCTTATCAATTGTTCTAAGCAATTAAAGTAATCATGCGGCACATGTCTAGGCATTTCTCTGTTAGTGGTGCCATTCATCTGTTAAGATGGTTTTGTATTTGCAGAATCCTTGCCATGTTCTTTACAACCGAACTAATACCAAAGTATAGGTTGTATTATGTTGTTCATTGTTACGCCAGTCCATGATCCCAAGTATGAATCTCCTATCATCGCACATCTAATGGTCGTTTGTTAGTCACACAACACTATCATGCATAAGGTGTTCTGTTGCAAACAAGATACAAGTTCCAAGCTTATGTAACCTTGCTGGattaatctactttgatggatGGACCatgtaaagtactccctccgtttctttttactccgcgtataagttttggtcaaagtcaaactacacaaagtttgaccaaatttatattaaaaaatctgaacatctacaatactaaaactatataatatgaaaatacatttcatggtgcatctggAAATATTGATTTCatgttgtgaatgttgatattttttaatataaagttagtcaaactttacaaagcttgactttgaccaaacctttatatgcagactaaaaagaaacggagggagtattagcatGGCCGTTGTTCAGTTTTAGAACTGTAAATGGTTACTGTTTTGAGTATATAGGTTACTGGTTTCACTTGAAACATAAATTTGTTGCCGTGGGTGGTATAGTATCCTGCCGTTCTTTTCCTTATTTGATTAACAGAAATTTACCGTGGGTGGTATAAGGCCTAAATATTATGTCATTCATGTACAGAGCTATTGCACCAGAAATGCTGGACTCAGATTTTCTTGGACTTCAGACCTTGCGCCACTTGATGCGAATGACCCGCACATGGGATTCAACAATGTCAATGCTCCCTAAAGGTGGTGAGACTATTTGGGGAGGTTTGGATTGGTCTCCAGAAGATGGTTTTGAGTGTAAAtccaagaagcggaagaccaatGATTCAGAGGTTTCTAAGGATGTTCATGGGGAACCTGTCGAAGTTAATCCAGAGCCTGTGAACTTTGGAAGAATGGTATCTTTTGGAAAAGATGTAGCGGAAGCTCCGGCTTCAAATATTGAGCAGATAGAATTCCGTGTGAGTATTCAGAAGCATAACATAAGCATACCAGCTTCTACTTATTTACGACCATCATACATGCAAATCACTATTTTCCTAGGTCTGTGGTATTGTctttaactactccctccgttgaaaataattgaagttctaggATATTTCTAAGACAAACTTTTCTAAGTTATCTGCAAAGATCTAcaattttaaatatatataatacgAAAATATATTTCATAAAGAATCTAGTTCAGTACATTTGGTtttgtagatgttgatatatttttatatatactCAGTCAGATTAAtgaagtttgacttaggacaattCTAAGACTTCAATTATTTTTGAACTGAGGGAGTACTTGTCAGTGCCTTTAATAATTAGCATTATTCTTATTCCAGAAATCTTTGATCTGACATGTATTCAGTTTGTTAGTTGCGCTGTTATTTTGTTAAACTCCATCAATTCTGGCAGTGGAACTCTTCTATTTGACAATGATAATTTTATATCACATTTATAATCGAACACTGTTGGCTCAAACTGTACCTCGTTCATTGTTTCAGCCAAACTCGTATGCAACGCTCATCATTTTGTATTGCATTATGATCTACATTGTTGGCTTAAATTCTAGCTGGTTCAGTCCTGATTCCTGAAGAAGTAACTGTTTGTCTAAGAATTTGCTCCAGTTTAAGCCTTCCAGTTCACCACATGAAGCTCTTGATTTGCTTTTTTATATAAGATAGTGTGATATATTTACCTGTCTTGCTAGTATATGACTGTATGTAGAATGGGTTATTTTCTTCAAGGTGAGCTGTGAGCACCTTGTGGTGTACTCTTGATGCAAGATAGTGATATATTTAGTTGGAACGTGTAGTTATCTGGAAATTGAGCTGTGAGCACCGAAAAAACTTATTATCGTCATTTCAGGATGCTGTCAAAGGTAATAATCTTGCCCATTCGAATACATCATGCCGGGATGTCTGGACAGAGTATCAGGAATTAGGGTGGGGTGGAATAAAGGCAGTTTCAGACTACAAAGCTTTCACCGCAGGCTCTATCATAGATCTTTTTAACTTTGTTGCTCCAAGGATGATGCAGCGTGGTAGTGTTCATTTTTCATATGGAATTGCTGATAACTTGGATGATCCAAAATATGGCCACTACAAGTATTGGTCAAACCCCTTGGAGACAAAGTAAGAACCTTTTGCCAGCATTCTCATTTTAATTCAGTTACCTACATTAGTTTTTTTTTTCAAGAAAGCATGTTCTGTAAAAAAAATCTGCTGCATGGCGATCATGCATACAAAATCTTGCAAATATTGTGTATTATTTTGGTTGGTTTATGAATGCTATCTTACATCCTTTTCATTTGCAGACTACCAGATGCGCCTGAAATGGAAATATTTTCGATGTATGGAGTAGGCATTCCTACCGAAAGAGCATATGTCTATAAATTATCCCCACAGGCAGAGTGCTATATACCCTTTCAGATAGATGCCTCAGCTGAGGGTGGGGATGAGAATAGCTGCTTGAAAGGTGGTGTTTACATGTCGAATGGTGACGAGACTGTTCCAGTTCTTAGTTCAGGGTATATGTGTGCCAAAGCATGGCGTGGAAAAACTCGCTTCAACCCTTCTGGCAGCAAGACTTACGTGAGAGAGTATAGTCATTCTCCACCCTCGAATCTCCTCGAAGGCAGGGGCACACAGAGTGGTGCCCACGTTGATATTATGGGGAACTTTGCTTTAATGGAGGATATTATCAGGATTGCTGCTGGGGCAACCGGTGAGGAAATTGGTGGTGATCAGGTGTATTCTGATATATTCAAATGGTCCGAGAAGATAAAGCTGAAATTGTAGTTAGTAGGAAATCATGTGATTTGTGGTGACGAAGCAGATTTTACTCTGGTCGAATCCTATTAATTTTGATTTGATAATGTAATGGTTTTTGCTCTGACACTGGCGTTATTGTGAAACCGCGGTGTATATTAAAATGTATAGATGGAAGCTGTGATACTTTTGTAGGTTCCTTTGTTATGATGATAAATATTGTGCAATTCATTTGCATCTTCATCACTTGTAACATTCATTTGTTATACTTCTGTAGGTTCCTTTGTGATGATGAGAAATATTTTGCAATTCATTACATGTTTGTCGACTATAACATCCATTTGTTCATCAAGGCATGACCTTTTTCTTTTTGAAACCCAATTGACTAAGATATGATTACTATATTCTTCTTACATTTATTCTCTTCTACTCTACTCTGGCAGGGCTATGGCTATATGAAGGGCAACCCTCCTATATTATCTGAAATTATATGCTCTCTCTGTTCACTTTCATAAGACCTTGAAAACATTTCAGACAATGTACAAAACAACCCATTttgagttgtctgaaatgacttacaaaagtgaacggagggagtaatatttgtTAAGATAATGTGATTCAATTGCCGTTAGTTTATATGGAAAACACATTTGATTCTCTAGTTCAATTCCACCATAAGGAGAAATATTGTGCAATTTGTTTCTATTTTCATTAGTTGCAATATTCATTTGTTGATCAAGGCAGATTTTGTGTGGTTCCCTTTTTCTAAAAAAGGCAAAGCCTCATTGATACCCAACAAATTGGCATACAGAAAGGAAAGAAAATATCTGAGGCAACCAAGCGACATGTGACCTAACGAACGATGTGACTGCATGATAGCACCTTGAAGATGGAATCATGGCTCACGTGCTAATGTTGGCTGGTCAAACCACATGGACAAACCTAGGGCTATCACCATTGAAATGGAATTTCGACCCAACATCTTCAACAAGAAAAATGATGTGTGGACATTGGCGTTGGCTGACCGAGCCAGAAGGTTAAATCACGTGTTTCCTCTAGAGGAAATGCAGTTTCGAGGATTGTGtcgcatccgccgccgccgcaccatcacaAACTATTGGTCTAGTTCAAAAGTTAGAAATGAATCGAGTTATGATTTGGGTTGTTGAACTTTAAGGGAAGGAAAAATACTTATTCATTGTTATGCTCAACGACATTTTACAATGGAAGCCAATAGCTGGCATACACCCCCTAGATGGTGGCCAGAGCAAACGGTTGTTCCCTCAGCTAACGTCAAACGAGCAAACGAATGTCCATGCGTTCCCTCCCAATGACCTTCCAAGCGAACGCTCAAAGGGCCCTCCCCTACATACCCCTCACCCCTTTCCCCCTCCTCAACAATTTTTTTTTGCCATACTATCAAAGAGAAATTGCCATGCTATGGCAATGCTATCAGCAAAAATTTCCATGTTGCCATGTGTGCAAGGATTTCCATGCTGCAATATAGAATAATTgtcatgctacctcttgagtaaTTGCCATGAAGGAAGAAGATGGTTGCTATGGTACAACAAAAAAAGAATTGACATCCTACATCATGAGAAAGTTGCCACAAATGTCCACCGTGTTGCAAAGGGGAGATTTTCCTACCGAACACGAAGATTGCCACAAATGCCCATGCAAAGGGGATAATTTTCCTACCGAACACGAAAATTGCCACAAATGCCCATGATTTACGATGTTGCAAAGAGAAGAATTGCCATGATATAACATGGAGAATTACATGCTACAACGGAGAAATTCGCACACATGTCTTCAGAAATTTCCCATGCTCTAGATAGAGATTTGCCATGACACAACTAGAGAATTATCGTGGTACCGTGTGAAAAGTTGCCACGTGTAAGTAGTCTGAAACACATAGAATTTGTCATGCTATTACACCGACAATGTGTAAAACCTAAAACACACACAGAATTTTGCTATGTTATAGCTGACATAGTTGTCATGTGCAAAAAACCTAAAAATCAGAATTTGCCATGTTCAGGATTAGAAAATGGAGAAAAGCGTACAAATTTGGGCCGTTCACTTGTGCCTAAAAATCAGAATCTGCACTGAACAAACCGTTCAATCTAGCTCAGATTTGACGTACCTGAGAGCGTTCATGCAAAAACGATGATGAGCCGCCGCCAGtttagtacttcaactgttccatAATTAGTGAGTACATATTTTCTTAAAAGTTAACTTTTGCGAACTTTGACCAAATTTAGAAAGAACTATTTATATctgcaatattaaataaataaaataagaaactatttcctccgtttctaaatacaagtctttttaaaaattcaaatatatatatagcaaaatgagtgaatctacactttaaagtatatttatatatattcatatgtaGTTTATATTAAAATCTCTAAGGGCGTCTACATCCGGGcgcctcaaacccgcctcatacgccgGGCGGGCCGCCTTGTCACTTTAAAATTTTGACTCAGACAGGcacctcaaacgggcctcaaaatcccgggctgaccgacacccctcGTATCCAGCACAAATATGGGGGCGCCCGGGTatgcccgccacgtcggacccggccCACGCTGGCCCATCCGACCTCATATATATTCCTTCCCATCCGCTagccggaccaaaccctagccactttacCTCACTCTCCTTCACTCctctccgccacccaagctcaTCTCCGGCACCATTCGGCCGTCTCCGGCATGGAGGGCAGTGGATCCGAATCCTTCACCTCCAGATTCGTTGACCCAGGGCTCATCACAcgcggccccgaggaggagatggccgtccgACTTGCGCTCTGCCGCGCCCGGGAGGAGGCTCGTGCACGACAGCGCTCGGACTCATTTCGTCGGGAATCCATTGTGTCAGCCTAAATGGCGCATGGATCTGGTGCTAGGGCAATCGTCGCTGCCTCACCGGAGGCGGTGAGGTCCGTCTGGTGTCCGAACACGGTGAATGTCGCCGGCTCGTCCCAGGACGGGTCCATCATCGatctgacgtccaccggcaccCAACGGGTTCCGGGCTCCGACGatgaagagtagggcatgggagacgacAACGCCTTGAGTCGCGTGAGCCGACTCATGTCCCATGCCTTACTCTACCTTGCCGGCGACTGGATCAACACTCCGAGGGGCGCAACCGGCCGCTGGACATGGCCACGGCGGAGCTAGACGAGCGGGGAGCGGACCCGGACGAAGCTCCGCTCAAAGATCGCcgtgttgcatgtaataatatggatttcaTGTTTTTAATTTGAGATATCCGGATGTGAAATCCATTTTTTGAGACGTGACTGGTCACTATCCGCGCGTGTTTGAGGGGTCGGATTTCTCAAgttcggttgtagatgctcttaaaagacttatatttagaaacaaaggGAGGACATTTTATAATGAATATATGTTTGGTATACTAgatgttaaggcctcctttggtttggaggaattttgtaGGATAATATTTTTATAGAAAAAATTCCTTTAGAGTCCTTTAGTTTGTAGGAATAGAATCCTATTTCTATGAAGGAATTTtttctatcctccacatttcataggaaaataaacattaggctagattcaatagaaaaaaaaatcctatgatatgaaccaaacaacatcttcttttctattttcactcataggatttgagatgacatttgagatgcatgtcatctcatttttTTATGACTTTTCTATTGCTATGATTTTTCTAGGGCGTAAATATTTTTCTCTATACACTTGATCaaaatttgtgaagtttgacttctcAACAAATCTGTATGCACAGAATGAGTAGCATTTAGGTTTGACAATTACTATTTCTAGCTCTGACAACCTTGTACTCCAAAATAAGTTAAAGCTTTACAAGACAGTACACGTCAAAACGAATTCCTTCTCTCCTTGCTTGAAAAAGAAGGATGATCAATATTCAACAAAAAATAACAAAACGAATGAATGTTCCTATTCTAACCTAGAGACGGGGGCCATGATCAATCTAAGCCTCGAAGATGGTGTCAAGGGCGGGCCTCCACTGCCTTGGCCTAATCCTACAAAGCAGCGCACATTCAGCAGACTCCTTTCCACCCTCGGTGCTAGCTGCTTCTCCTTCCGGGAAAATCCTTCTCCCAGACCTGTTGCCCCTGCCCTTGCCCCCCTTCTTGCCGGACACCAGCCGGCGGATGGCGTCCGCCTCCTGACCGCCCAGCCGCGCCCCGGCCCTCCCGGCGGGCACGAGGAGGTACACCTCGCCGGCGCGCAGGAACTCGTCGGCCGCCAGGGCCCGCAGCCgccgctccttggcggcgtcccTCGCTATGACAGCAACGTGCCCCGGCGCCTCGATCATCAGCTCGGCCACGCCGGCGTGCTCCTCCAGCCGGAACTGGCTGCCGTCCGGCAGGACGACCAGCGGACTCGCTCGCTCTGCGCCGCCCGTGACGCACTGCGAGACCAAGTTACCCATGTATACGCACGCGGACTGTGATGTGCTCGTGCTGCGACGTAGAGCAGTACCAAATCTTGGCCTGGATCGATCTTGTTGGTCGACGAAGAGCTCTGGTGTTTATCCAAGTGAAAGGAATCTGGAGATGATTTGTCCTCGGTGGGTGATTTGCTCTATATAGCCGGAGGAGAGGAAGGCGGCAGGCAGGACGAAGGTGGACTTGTCCGCTCGGAGCTGCACCGAGATGGGGTCCAGCCGGCCGACTGGCCTATTCTACGGAGCGCGTGCGATTGGACGTAGCGGCAGCGAGAGTGGGAGTGTTTGATACGATCCACTTCGCGCGGCCCAGCGCCGAACACGTCAACACCGCGGGTGCAGAGCCTTCGGAGTAGGTGTTGTTCCAGTCAGAAGTCTCCGTCGGCTCCAAACCCAAACAAACACATCGTGTTTAACCGCTAGTTTAATTTAACGAGCTCTGGGTATGTCACGACGATCGGGTCAGTTTGATTGCTTCGTGCTGTTGATGCCGAGTGCTTAATTTACTACATGCATAATGTTGATATTAGCATTGTCCCTTTGGTATTATGGAGATTACTTTTTGATGGttgaattcataacaatggccaatgtgttggtgttgtttatatatctttTTATGGAGTAGGGCGTTTTGGTGTCCAGACTCATCTGCATCTGGttagaaaaaaattataaaaaaatcaaaacaaattcaaaatattccaaaaaaattgtgcggtagacaatttgatgcgtgagacccgctccaaatttcaagtcatttgagCATTTTAGCAggtctcagcaaaaaagacaaatcggaacAAAACAGTACATCAACAGTGAACATTTTTACAAACCCCTAATTTGTCTTTTTGCTGAGAGTTCCTCAGATGTCCAAATAATTTAAAAAttggagcgggcctcacgcatcaaattgtctacctcACAAAaattgtttttttgaatttttctagtatttgttttgaattttttcgtcAGCTAGGTGCAAATGAGTTCAGGTGCAAAGATGGACATTCGTCTTTTTATggtgctattttgtgaagcctcatgtcGTTTAAAGTATTTTTTGCATAATAATCAAAGCTGAATATGCGTTGTTATTCGATTTGGGAGCCTTTGGTtgccataggtgctacacatattgaggtGTTGGGTGATTCGTTACGAGTAGTGAAACAAATATCCAAGAGTTATCAAtgtttgacgaatcacttataattTATCTTGAAGCATGTCTAGATGTAATATTCTCCTTGGGTGCCTTCAAATTGGTCATATATCTAGACAAGACAATTGAAATGAGTTGGCACAtcaagcatccggctactatgttgATCCTGATGTATTGCATATCTATCAATAGCTGATGCTTAGTCTcttcaacataggtaaggccgaaccgaagcccACCGCTTTGGCCACTAATAAATTTTTTATGCAGGCGAAATAAAGCTCATTATTGATTATCTGTAAGATCCTTGCAACAGGGTGGACAAGATGGTTCGGCAAAAGACTTTGTGATGCACATTGatatatgaaattttattgccgGACTATTGAACGTATTCTTTTCGAGTGTTTGAAAACTAAGCAATGAGTTGAGGAAACTCCGCCCAAGTTCGCATCAACAAAGTTCAAGTAAGCAATGGGAAATGTCCGATATATAGTTATCGCGCTAAGCATATAGATGACTGATATATACTTATCGCCCTAAGCACATACAAAtgaccgatggagtgttgacatcgtccctAGATCAATCATTATGCAAGTTATTTTTTGGCATCTAAGCTTTCCTGGAAAATaaggggcatgtgttgacaccagattttggcatggtacgGAACACAattaagatggactcaaatgaagaAGTAATCTACAAGAAAAAGTTATGTACCATCAAAATGAGAAACTTTGATGTTCGGGTCATCAATGTCCCATCTCATCTAAACAACCGGAACCATGCTCAAAGCAATAAGATTTTGGCACACAACGTACTGTTCGGCCAATTACGCCTTCAAGATGACCTTATATAAGAAATTTTTttacatgaattgtcttcgtctcattGAAACAGTCGATTTTTATATAATAATCATCTTAATCCAAAGTCCTATGCAAAACTTAAAGGCGTAAATGCGCAGCTGCATCAAGATGACCGAATACTCCAGGGGCAACCATCCGGGTTTCAGATTTCT encodes the following:
- the LOC123107040 gene encoding uncharacterized protein; translated protein: MGNLVSQCVTGGAERASPLVVLPDGSQFRLEEHAGVAELMIEAPGHVAVIARDAAKERRLRALAADEFLRAGEVYLLVPAGRAGARLGGQEADAIRRLVSGKKGGKGRGNRSGRRIFPEGEAASTEGGKESAECALLCRIRPRQWRPALDTIFEA
- the LOC123103717 gene encoding phospholipid:diacylglycerol acyltransferase 1, with the protein product MSLLRRRRQQQSPPPPSPGDDSNGSDHDDKDKDKGKKPAQEQPSSSASAPPSKEAGRRARGKWSCVDSCCWLVGCVCSSWWLLLFLYNAMPASFPQYVTEAITGPLPDPPGVKLQKEGLHAKHPVIFVPGIVTGGLELWEGHHCAEGLFRKRLWGGTFGDVYKRPLCWIEHMSLDNETGLDKPGIRVRPVTGLVAADYFVPGYFVWAVLIANLARIGYEEKNMYMAAYDWRLSFQNTETRDQTLSRIKSNIELLVATNGGNRAVVIPHSMGVLYFLHFMKWVEAPSPMGGGGGPDWCAKHIKAVANIGGPFLGVPKAVAGLFSSEAKDVAVARAIAPEMLDSDFLGLQTLRHLMRMTRTWDSTMSMLPKGGETIWGGLDWSPEDGFECKSKKRKTNDSEVSKDVHGEPVEVNPEPVNFGRMVSFGKDVAEAPASNIEQIEFRDAVKGNNLAHSNTSCRDVWTEYQELGWGGIKAVSDYKAFTAGSIIDLFNFVAPRMMQRGSVHFSYGIADNLDDPKYGHYKYWSNPLETKLPDAPEMEIFSMYGVGIPTERAYVYKLSPQAECYIPFQIDASAEGGDENSCLKGGVYMSNGDETVPVLSSGYMCAKAWRGKTRFNPSGSKTYVREYSHSPPSNLLEGRGTQSGAHVDIMGNFALMEDIIRIAAGATGEEIGGDQVYSDIFKWSEKIKLKL